A window from Odocoileus virginianus isolate 20LAN1187 ecotype Illinois chromosome 24, Ovbor_1.2, whole genome shotgun sequence encodes these proteins:
- the KRT74 gene encoding keratin, type II cytoskeletal 74: MSRQLNIKSGGDKGGFSGHSAVVLRKVGGSAASYCAPSKGAGAAFGTRSLYNLSRGDLCIPLKVAGSSVRTGGYNFRLGSGYGGGRASGFASSMFGSVVLGPVWPSMCPPGSIHQVTVNKSLLVPLNVELDPEIQKVRTQEREQIMALNNKFASFIDKVRFLEQQNQVLRTKWELLQQLDLNSCRKNLEPILEGYIGNLRKQLEMLSGDRVRLDLELKGMRDLVEDYKKRYEVEINQRTAAENDFVVLKKDADAAYMVKVELQAKVDSLDKDIKFLKCLYDAEVAQIQTHTSETSVILSMDNNRDPDLDGIIAEVRAQYEDIALKSKAEAEALYQSEIQELQLAASQHGDDLKHTKNEMLELNRLIQRIRCEIANVKKQCTNLETAVADAEQWGDSALKDARAKLDELEAAMHQAKEELARMLREYQELMSLKLALDMEIATYRKLLEGEECRMSGENPSSVCISVVSSSASSFGSHPGSSASTDLGASTMASTVTSSSSSTRSGQTRAKGARVGDPKDSQDKSAPVSDRARKAAR; this comes from the exons ATGAGCCGGCAACTGAATATCAAGTCTGGTGGTGACAAAGGGGGCTTCAGTGGGCACTCGGCGGTGGTGCTGAGGAAGGTTGGGGGCAGCGCGGCTTCTTACTGTGCACCCAGCAAAGGAGCTGGTGCTGCCTTCGGAACCCGAAGCCTCTACAATCTCTCTAGAGGGGATCTCTGTATTCCCCTCAAGGTGGCTGGCAGCAGTGTTCGGACTGGAGGTTACAACTTCAGGCTTGGCTCTGGGTATGGAGGGGGCCGGGCCAGCGGCTTTGCCAGCAGTATGTTTGGCAGTGTGGTCCTGGGGCCTGTGTGGCCATCCATGTGCCCACCTGGGAGCATCCACCAGGTCACCGTCAACAAGAGTCTCCTGGTTCCTCTCAATGTGGAGCTGGACCCGGAGATCCAGAAGGTGCGCACCCAGGAACGGGAGCAGATCATGGCACTGAACAACAAGTTTGCCTCCTTTATTGACAAG GTGAGGTTCCTGGAGCAGCAGAACCAGGTGCTGAGGACCAAGTGGGAGCTGTTGCAGCAGCTGGACCTGAACAGCTGTAGGAAAAACCTGGAGCCCATCCTCGAGGGCTACATTGGCAACCTGCGCAAGCAGCTGGAGATGCTGTCCGGGGACCGGGTGAGGCTGGACTTGGAGCTGAAGGGCATGCGGGACCTGGTGGAAGACTATAAGAAGAG GTATGAGGTGGAGATTAATCAGCGCACAGCAGCCGAGAACGATTTTGTGGTGCTCAAAAAG GATGCAGATGCAGCCTACATGGTCAAGGTGGAGCTCCAGGCCAAAGTGGACTCTCTGGACAAAGATATCAAGTTCCTTAAGTGTCTGTATGATGCG GAGGTGGCCCAGATCCAGACTCACACCAGTGAGACCTCTGTCATCCTGTCAATGGACAACAACCGTGACCCAGACTTGGACGGCATCATTGCCGAGGTTCGAGCCCAGTACGAGGACATCGCCCTGAAGAGCAAGGCTGAGGCCGAGGCGCTGTACCAGAGTGAG ATCCAGGAGCTGCAGCTGGCGGCCAGCCAGCACGGGGACGACCTCAAACACACCAAGAACGAGATGTTGGAACTGAACCGGCTCATCCAGAGGATCCGCTGTGAGATTGCAAATGTGAAGAAGCAG TGTACCAACCTGGAGACGGCCGTCGCTGATGCCGAGCAGTGGGGAGACAGTGCCCTGAAGGATGCCCGGGCCAAGCTGGATGAGTTGGAAGCTGCCATGCACCAGGCCAAGGAGGAGCTGGCTCGGATGCTGCGTGAATACCAGGAGCTCATGAGCCTGAAGCTGGCCTTGGACATGGAGATCGCCACCTACCGCAAGCTGCTGGAGGGCGAGGAGTGCCG GATGTCTGGGGAGAATCCCTCCTCTGTGTGCATTT CTGTCGTCAGCAGCAGTGCAAGCAGCTTCGGCTCCCACCCTGGCTCCTCGGCCAGCACCGACCTTGGGGCCAGCACCATGGCCAGCACAGTGACCAGCAGCTCCAGCAGCACCAGAAGCGGGCAGACCAGGGCTAAAGGGGCACGAGTGGGAGACCCCAAGGACTCCCAAGACAAGAGCGCCCCAGTCAGTGACCGGGCCAGGAAAGCTGCCCGGTAA